Proteins from a single region of Rhodobacteraceae bacterium LMO-JJ12:
- the dsrA gene encoding dissimilatory-type sulfite reductase subunit alpha: MKDSDAKQTVDGKDVHPTPQLDQLEDGPWPSFVTGLKKLRDEGSDNNRKIMNDLLGQLNHSYEKRLGFWKGGTVSVFGYGGGIIPRFSEVADRFPESREFHTLRVMPPAGNHYDTDILRKFCDIWEEHGSGLIAFHGQSGDIMFQGCSTENTQKAFDALNKIGFDLGGAGPALRTAMSCVGHARCEQSCYDEVRAHRTIINKLLDEMHRPALPYKFKFKFSGCANDCVNAVHRADFAVIGTWRDEIKINQEKVKEHVAEKGRKYTIDTVVNMCPTRAISLNDDDTLEIDNPSCVRCMHCINVMTKALSPGDDRGVSIMIGGKRSLKIGDLMGIMVVPFMKLESDEDFEKLEEFAENVVEFFADNALEHERVGETIDRIGLPAFLDALDIDVDPNMVNHPRTSSYVRTDDFDTEAAKWFERKAREAGLQIGAD, encoded by the coding sequence ATGAAGGATAGCGACGCGAAACAAACCGTAGATGGCAAGGATGTTCATCCGACGCCGCAACTTGATCAGTTGGAAGATGGCCCTTGGCCGAGCTTTGTCACCGGATTGAAAAAGCTGCGCGATGAGGGCTCGGACAACAACCGCAAGATCATGAATGACCTGTTGGGGCAGCTTAACCATTCTTATGAAAAGCGGCTGGGATTCTGGAAGGGCGGCACGGTTTCTGTATTCGGGTATGGCGGTGGGATCATCCCGCGGTTTTCCGAAGTGGCCGACAGATTTCCCGAATCACGCGAGTTTCATACGCTCAGGGTGATGCCGCCGGCGGGGAACCACTATGACACCGATATTCTGCGCAAGTTTTGCGATATCTGGGAGGAGCATGGCTCGGGGCTGATCGCGTTTCATGGCCAGTCGGGCGATATCATGTTTCAGGGGTGCAGCACCGAAAACACCCAGAAGGCGTTTGATGCGCTCAACAAGATCGGCTTTGATCTGGGTGGGGCGGGTCCGGCGCTTCGCACGGCGATGTCGTGCGTTGGCCACGCGCGTTGTGAGCAGAGCTGTTATGACGAGGTGCGCGCGCACCGCACCATCATCAACAAGCTCTTGGACGAGATGCATCGCCCGGCGCTTCCCTATAAGTTCAAGTTCAAGTTCTCGGGCTGTGCCAATGATTGCGTGAACGCGGTGCATCGGGCCGATTTCGCGGTGATCGGGACATGGCGCGACGAGATCAAGATCAATCAGGAGAAGGTGAAGGAACATGTGGCCGAGAAGGGCCGCAAATATACCATCGACACGGTTGTAAACATGTGCCCGACGCGGGCGATTTCGCTGAATGATGATGATACGCTGGAAATCGACAACCCCAGCTGCGTGCGCTGTATGCATTGCATCAACGTCATGACCAAGGCGCTTTCGCCCGGCGACGATCGCGGCGTTTCGATCATGATCGGCGGCAAGCGGAGCCTGAAGATCGGCGATCTGATGGGCATCATGGTGGTGCCGTTCATGAAGCTTGAGAGTGACGAGGATTTTGAGAAGCTGGAAGAGTTCGCGGAGAACGTGGTTGAGTTTTTTGCCGATAACGCGCTGGAGCATGAGCGGGTGGGTGAGACGATTGACCGGATCGGGCTACCGGCGTTTCTGGATGCGCTGGACATTGATGTTGATCCCAACATGGTCAACCACCCGCGCACGTCGAGCTATGTGCGCACCGATGATTTCGACACCGAGGCCGCGAAATGGTTCGAGCGCAAGGCGCGTGAGGCCGGGCTTCAGATCGGCGCCGATTAG
- the tusB gene encoding sulfurtransferase complex subunit TusB — MATLHTVNKSPFATQTLLSCLGHAQDGDAILMIEDGVYGGLAGTSLSEAVAARAGAVRIHVLAEDLAARGLNAGRLIEGVAPVGYDGFVDLVAETDRTQSWL, encoded by the coding sequence ATGGCAACGCTTCATACGGTGAACAAATCGCCCTTCGCCACACAGACGCTTTTGAGTTGTCTTGGGCATGCGCAGGACGGCGATGCGATTTTGATGATCGAAGACGGAGTTTATGGCGGCTTGGCGGGCACCAGCCTATCCGAGGCGGTCGCGGCGCGGGCCGGGGCGGTGCGGATTCATGTGCTGGCCGAGGATCTGGCGGCGCGCGGGCTTAACGCAGGGCGACTTATAGAGGGCGTTGCGCCTGTGGGATATGATGGATTTGTCGATCTGGTGGCCGAAACGGACCGGACGCAATCCTGGCTTTGA
- the tusC gene encoding sulfurtransferase complex subunit TusC, whose translation MTTKKFLYVNRKAPYGTIYALESLEVVLIGAAFEQDVSLAFLDDGVFQLTRGQNTEGIGVKNFSPTFRALGDYDVTKFFVEKESLEERGLSEDDLQQIMYEDEDDDWAEKPSIRIISRAEMADVMADQDVVLSF comes from the coding sequence ATGACGACCAAGAAATTCCTCTATGTGAACCGCAAGGCGCCTTATGGCACGATCTATGCGCTGGAATCTCTGGAAGTGGTGTTGATCGGGGCGGCGTTTGAGCAGGATGTTTCGCTGGCCTTCCTTGATGACGGGGTGTTTCAGCTGACCCGCGGGCAGAACACCGAGGGCATTGGCGTCAAGAACTTCTCGCCCACGTTCCGGGCGTTGGGTGATTATGACGTGACCAAGTTTTTCGTCGAGAAAGAGAGCCTGGAGGAACGTGGGCTGTCCGAAGATGATCTTCAGCAGATCATGTATGAGGATGAAGATGATGACTGGGCTGAAAAGCCTAGTATCCGCATCATCAGCCGCGCCGAGATGGCCGATGTGATGGCCGATCAAGATGTCGTGCTGAGCTTTTAG
- a CDS encoding TauD/TfdA family dioxygenase — MQTQPVENTSFNWKAFEDDHSYRAWRATKLTNAENCLSLPPVEVGDLSNPTESEHREIIARCQNNNFALYSSPSFNDDSAQRRALRRFADAFGMRIAETHRSGGDHGIVALRVSDAPSQRDYIPYSTRAMNWHTDGYYNAPENRISGFALHCFAQGADGGTNDILDPEILYIRLRDKNPEWLAALMHPQAMSIPENVEADGAVRRVSNGPVFYPDPDTGRMQMRYTARTRSINWRNDPATLAAEAWLRDTLAQGDPLAVRVRLAPGMGVLNNNVLHNRTPFHNGPDAAQERVIFRVRFHNRIGEK, encoded by the coding sequence ATGCAAACACAACCCGTTGAAAACACAAGTTTTAACTGGAAGGCGTTTGAGGATGACCATAGCTACCGCGCATGGCGTGCGACAAAATTGACCAATGCGGAAAATTGCCTCTCCCTGCCGCCCGTAGAGGTGGGTGACCTCTCAAATCCCACCGAATCTGAGCATCGCGAGATCATCGCACGCTGCCAAAACAACAATTTCGCGCTCTATTCCAGCCCGTCTTTCAACGACGATTCCGCCCAGCGCCGCGCCCTGCGCCGCTTCGCCGACGCGTTCGGGATGCGCATCGCCGAGACCCACCGCTCGGGCGGCGATCACGGCATCGTCGCGCTTCGGGTTTCGGATGCTCCGTCGCAGCGTGACTATATCCCCTATTCGACCCGCGCGATGAACTGGCACACCGATGGCTACTATAACGCGCCCGAAAACCGCATCTCGGGTTTCGCGCTGCATTGCTTCGCCCAAGGCGCGGATGGCGGCACCAACGACATTCTCGATCCCGAAATCCTCTATATCCGCCTGCGCGACAAGAACCCCGAATGGCTGGCCGCACTGATGCACCCGCAAGCAATGTCGATCCCCGAAAATGTCGAAGCCGACGGCGCGGTGCGTCGGGTCTCAAACGGCCCGGTATTCTACCCCGATCCGGACACCGGGCGGATGCAAATGCGCTATACCGCGCGTACCCGCTCGATCAACTGGCGCAACGATCCAGCCACGCTTGCCGCTGAAGCCTGGCTGCGCGACACTCTGGCCCAAGGCGATCCGCTGGCAGTACGCGTGCGCCTCGCCCCCGGCATGGGCGTGCTCAACAACAACGTGCTGCACAATCGTACCCCCTTCCACAATGGTCCCGACGCGGCACAGGAACGCGTTATCTTCCGGGTCCGCTTTCACAACCGCATAGGAGAGAAATGA
- the tusD gene encoding sulfurtransferase complex subunit TusD: MKIGVVISEGPYTHQAADTAYRFVKAAIAKGHEVPRVFFYHDGVNVGTRLSVPPQDERNIQKNWTELAAEHGTDLVVCIAAAQRRGVLDENEAKRQGKDADNIAEGFRISGLGQLIEMGIQTDRLVTFGD, from the coding sequence GTGAAAATTGGAGTAGTGATCAGCGAGGGGCCGTATACGCATCAGGCGGCGGACACGGCCTATCGCTTTGTGAAAGCCGCGATTGCGAAGGGCCATGAGGTGCCGCGCGTGTTCTTTTATCATGACGGTGTGAATGTCGGCACGCGCCTGTCGGTGCCGCCGCAGGACGAGCGCAATATCCAGAAGAACTGGACCGAGTTGGCGGCGGAACATGGCACTGATCTGGTGGTGTGCATTGCTGCTGCGCAACGCCGTGGGGTTCTGGACGAAAACGAGGCCAAGCGACAGGGCAAGGACGCCGACAATATCGCCGAGGGTTTTCGGATTTCGGGGCTGGGGCAATTGATTGAAATGGGAATCCAGACGGACCGTCTGGTGACGTTCGGTGACTGA
- the dsrB gene encoding dissimilatory-type sulfite reductase subunit beta, with protein sequence MTTTERVKPRMPDEVGVPDPFSYMHPVMKKNYGNWDWHDRPRPGVLHHVSKSGDEIWTVRAGTQRQMDVFTIRKLCDIGDEYADGHVRFTTRSNIEFMVADEAKVAPLVEALTGAGFPVGGTGASVTMISHTQGWLHCDIPGTDASGVVKGLMDLLHEEFIQEKMPNRVRITTSCCQINCGGQGDIAVNVQYTKPPKINHDLVANVCERPAVVARCPVAAIRPAMVNGKPSLEIDEKKCVCCGACYPPCPPMQINSDESTKIAIWVGGKHSNARSKPTFHKLAVANLPNNAPHWPEVVEVVKTIVQAYKKDAKHWERMGEWIERIGWNRFFEMTGLAFTKHHIDTWTGARKTMNTSAHVHF encoded by the coding sequence ATGACGACAACCGAGAGAGTGAAGCCGCGGATGCCCGACGAGGTGGGGGTTCCCGACCCGTTTTCTTACATGCATCCGGTGATGAAGAAGAATTATGGCAACTGGGACTGGCATGACAGGCCGCGCCCTGGGGTGCTGCACCATGTCTCGAAATCGGGCGATGAAATCTGGACCGTGCGCGCCGGGACACAGCGGCAGATGGATGTGTTCACCATTCGCAAGCTGTGTGACATCGGCGATGAATATGCCGATGGGCATGTGCGATTTACCACCCGTTCAAACATTGAATTCATGGTGGCGGATGAAGCGAAGGTGGCACCACTGGTGGAGGCGTTGACCGGAGCGGGCTTTCCGGTGGGCGGCACCGGGGCTTCTGTGACGATGATCAGCCACACCCAAGGCTGGCTGCATTGTGACATTCCGGGCACCGATGCGTCGGGCGTGGTCAAGGGGCTGATGGACCTGCTGCATGAAGAGTTCATTCAGGAGAAGATGCCCAACCGGGTGCGTATCACCACGTCCTGCTGTCAGATCAACTGTGGCGGGCAGGGCGATATCGCGGTGAACGTGCAGTATACCAAGCCGCCAAAGATCAACCACGATCTGGTGGCCAATGTCTGCGAACGCCCTGCTGTCGTGGCGCGCTGCCCGGTGGCGGCGATCAGGCCGGCGATGGTGAATGGCAAGCCTTCGCTTGAGATCGACGAAAAGAAATGCGTCTGCTGCGGGGCATGTTATCCGCCATGCCCGCCGATGCAGATCAACAGCGACGAATCCACCAAGATTGCGATCTGGGTGGGGGGCAAGCATTCGAATGCACGCTCGAAGCCGACGTTCCACAAGCTGGCCGTGGCCAACCTGCCCAACAACGCGCCGCATTGGCCCGAGGTTGTTGAGGTCGTCAAGACCATCGTGCAGGCCTATAAGAAGGACGCCAAGCATTGGGAACGGATGGGCGAATGGATCGAGCGGATCGGTTGGAACCGGTTCTTCGAGATGACCGGGCTGGCCTTTACCAAGCATCATATCGACACCTGGACCGGAGCGCGCAAAACGATGAATACATCGGCGCATGTCCACTTCTGA
- a CDS encoding iron-containing alcohol dehydrogenase, whose translation MTLTANWSYPTAIRFGAGRIGEIGAACAALGMKRPLLVTDRGLAGLPITAATLDLMEAAGLGRAMFSEVDPNPNEKNLEAGVKAYKAGGHDGVIAFGGGSGLDLGKMVAFMAGQTRPVWDYEDVGDWWTRADSDAIAPIIAVPTTAGTGSEVGRASVITNSVTHEKKIIFHPKVLPGIVISDPELTVGMPKPITAGTGMDAFAHCLEAYCSPHFHPMSQGIAIEGMRLVKTYLPRAYENGSDLDARANMLAAAAMGAVAFQKGLGAIHAISHPIGAVFGTHHGTTNAVVMQQVLTFNRAAIEGRIEELANFLGISGGFDGFHGFIGELNSALGIPRNLSELGVNGPDLDALTASALADPSVGGNPVKMTAENTKALIMACL comes from the coding sequence ATGACGTTGACGGCAAACTGGTCCTACCCCACGGCTATCCGCTTTGGCGCAGGGCGTATTGGCGAGATTGGCGCGGCTTGTGCGGCGCTTGGGATGAAGCGCCCGCTCTTGGTGACGGATCGCGGGTTGGCGGGCCTGCCCATCACGGCGGCAACGCTTGATCTGATGGAGGCCGCGGGCCTGGGGCGCGCGATGTTTTCCGAGGTTGACCCGAACCCGAACGAGAAAAATTTGGAGGCCGGTGTAAAGGCTTACAAGGCGGGTGGCCATGATGGCGTGATTGCTTTTGGCGGCGGTTCAGGTCTTGATCTGGGCAAAATGGTGGCCTTTATGGCGGGGCAAACGCGGCCTGTTTGGGATTATGAGGACGTTGGTGATTGGTGGACCCGTGCAGACAGTGATGCGATTGCGCCGATCATCGCGGTGCCCACGACCGCAGGCACAGGTTCGGAAGTTGGCCGGGCCAGCGTGATCACCAATTCGGTGACCCATGAGAAGAAAATCATCTTTCATCCCAAGGTGTTGCCGGGCATCGTTATCAGCGATCCGGAACTGACCGTGGGGATGCCGAAGCCGATCACGGCAGGCACCGGGATGGATGCTTTTGCTCATTGCCTTGAGGCCTATTGCTCGCCCCATTTCCACCCGATGAGTCAGGGCATTGCGATTGAAGGGATGCGGCTGGTAAAGACTTACCTTCCAAGGGCTTACGAGAATGGCAGCGACCTCGACGCGCGTGCCAACATGCTGGCGGCGGCGGCGATGGGGGCGGTGGCTTTCCAGAAAGGCCTGGGTGCGATTCATGCGATTTCGCACCCCATCGGGGCGGTGTTTGGCACGCATCACGGCACAACCAATGCGGTGGTCATGCAGCAGGTGCTGACATTCAATCGCGCAGCGATTGAGGGTCGGATTGAGGAGCTGGCGAATTTCCTTGGAATATCAGGGGGCTTTGACGGGTTTCACGGGTTTATTGGCGAGCTGAACAGCGCGCTTGGCATCCCGCGCAACCTATCCGAATTGGGGGTGAACGGTCCCGATCTCGACGCGTTGACTGCCTCGGCGTTGGCAGATCCGAGCGTTGGCGGAAACCCGGTAAAGATGACGGCTGAGAATACCAAAGCGCTGATTATGGCCTGTTTATAA
- a CDS encoding respiratory nitrate reductase subunit gamma: MISVLYAILFWVATVVLVVGVGAKIRKYARTPAPLKIPTTPAPTSTGGVVLRMFREVVFFESLFKSNKWIWLFGWLFHMGMWLVLIRHIRYFTFDVWWWVALAQPIGTYGAFAMLIGLLGLWARRLSVERIRYITAPSDHLMLALLVLIVGSGMMMRFVVHTDILAVKAFMLGLLRLRIETLPGDPILLVHLGAVALLIIVFPISKLLHAPGVFFSPTRNQVDNSREVRHIAPWAKKLEG, translated from the coding sequence GTGATTTCTGTGCTTTACGCCATATTATTCTGGGTCGCGACCGTGGTTTTGGTCGTGGGCGTGGGGGCGAAAATCCGCAAATATGCGCGCACGCCCGCGCCGCTGAAAATCCCCACCACGCCGGCACCGACAAGCACGGGCGGCGTGGTTTTGCGGATGTTTCGCGAGGTGGTGTTCTTTGAGAGCCTGTTCAAAAGCAACAAGTGGATCTGGCTGTTTGGTTGGCTGTTTCACATGGGGATGTGGTTAGTTCTCATTCGTCATATCCGTTATTTCACCTTTGATGTGTGGTGGTGGGTGGCGCTGGCGCAACCCATCGGCACCTACGGCGCCTTTGCCATGCTGATCGGGCTATTGGGCCTGTGGGCGCGGCGCCTATCGGTCGAGCGGATCCGCTATATCACCGCGCCGAGCGATCATCTGATGCTGGCGCTGTTGGTGTTGATCGTCGGGTCGGGCATGATGATGCGGTTCGTGGTGCATACCGACATTTTGGCGGTGAAGGCCTTCATGTTGGGGCTGTTGCGGTTACGTATCGAGACATTGCCCGGTGATCCGATTTTGCTGGTTCATCTCGGTGCGGTGGCGTTGTTGATAATTGTTTTCCCGATTTCCAAGCTGTTGCATGCGCCGGGCGTGTTCTTCAGCCCGACGCGCAACCAGGTCGATAACTCGCGCGAGGTGCGCCACATCGCGCCCTGGGCAAAGAAGCTGGAGGGTTAG
- a CDS encoding aldehyde dehydrogenase family protein yields the protein MTKTIKCISPIDGSVYAERPVLDQDAARAAVERAKAAQKAWAARSLAERIALVRTGVELVGKMNDEIVPELAWQMGRPIRYGGEFGGFNERASYMADIAKDALAPIELEDSGDFKRYIAREPHGLVLVVAPWNYPYMTAINTVAPALIAGNAVMLKHASQTPLVGERMAEAFHAAGIPEDVFSNVFLSHDLTAEMIAEGSFGFVNFTGSVGGGRAIERAAAGTFTAVGLELGGKDPGYVMEDADLDAAVETLIDGAMFNSGQCCCGIERIYVAESLFDAFVEKAVGIVSGYKLGNPLDEATTLGPMAQARFADQVRAQTQEAVAAGAKTLIDPALFPQDGGAYLMPQILVNVDHSMRVMREESFGPVVGIMPVKDDHEALRLMNDSEFGLTASLWTNDIARAERIGQALETGTVFMNRADYLDPGLCWTGCKNTGRGGGLSVIGYHNLTRPKSYHLRKLT from the coding sequence ATGACGAAAACGATCAAGTGTATTTCACCGATTGACGGCTCGGTCTACGCCGAGCGCCCGGTGTTGGACCAAGATGCGGCGCGTGCTGCGGTTGAGCGCGCCAAGGCAGCGCAGAAGGCCTGGGCGGCGCGGTCGCTTGCAGAGCGGATTGCGCTGGTGCGTACCGGCGTTGAGTTGGTTGGCAAGATGAACGACGAGATCGTTCCCGAGTTGGCTTGGCAGATGGGGCGGCCCATTCGCTATGGCGGTGAGTTCGGCGGGTTCAACGAACGCGCCAGCTATATGGCCGATATTGCGAAAGATGCGCTGGCGCCGATCGAGCTGGAAGATTCAGGCGATTTCAAACGCTATATCGCGCGTGAACCACATGGCTTGGTGCTGGTGGTGGCGCCTTGGAATTATCCCTATATGACTGCAATCAACACGGTGGCTCCGGCGCTGATTGCCGGGAATGCCGTGATGTTGAAACATGCCAGCCAAACGCCGCTTGTCGGTGAACGTATGGCCGAGGCGTTTCACGCGGCAGGCATACCCGAAGATGTATTCTCGAACGTTTTCCTGTCTCATGATCTGACTGCGGAGATGATCGCCGAGGGAAGTTTCGGCTTCGTTAACTTCACGGGCTCTGTTGGTGGGGGCCGTGCGATCGAGCGCGCGGCGGCGGGCACATTTACCGCTGTGGGGCTGGAATTGGGCGGCAAGGATCCGGGCTATGTGATGGAGGATGCCGATCTAGATGCTGCGGTCGAGACGCTGATCGACGGGGCGATGTTCAATTCCGGGCAATGTTGTTGCGGGATCGAACGGATTTACGTGGCTGAGAGCTTGTTTGATGCCTTCGTCGAAAAGGCGGTCGGGATCGTCTCTGGCTATAAGCTGGGCAATCCGTTGGACGAGGCCACGACCCTTGGCCCGATGGCGCAGGCGCGCTTTGCCGATCAGGTGCGTGCGCAGACCCAAGAGGCAGTAGCGGCAGGTGCGAAGACGCTGATTGATCCGGCGCTTTTCCCGCAGGATGGCGGCGCATATCTGATGCCGCAGATCCTTGTGAACGTGGATCATTCCATGCGGGTGATGCGCGAGGAAAGCTTTGGCCCGGTGGTCGGCATCATGCCGGTTAAGGATGATCACGAAGCCCTGCGTCTGATGAATGACAGCGAATTCGGGCTGACGGCTTCGCTGTGGACCAACGATATCGCCCGCGCCGAACGCATTGGCCAAGCCCTTGAAACCGGGACGGTTTTCATGAACCGTGCCGATTATCTCGATCCCGGCTTGTGCTGGACGGGGTGTAAGAATACAGGCCGGGGCGGCGGGCTTTCCGTGATCGGCTATCACAATCTGACACGGCCCAAATCTTATCATCTGAGGAAACTGACATGA
- a CDS encoding (Fe-S)-binding protein yields the protein MNHPLEIPRLKCGAMAGLEPFRAAPEHQEKLGFPGELVENWHEVALAKMKDLGEKNRAFQVYLDTCVKCGACTDKCHYFLGTGDPKNMPVARQDLLRSVYRRYFTFAGKYFPKLVGARDLTEDVLNEWYSYYHQCSECRRCSVFCPYGIDTAEITMAAREIMDCVGIGQKYSNEIIGKVKDVGNNLGLNPKALRATLEDLEEDLEEDTGISVRLPLDEKGADILLITPSADFFAEPHIEGLLGYAKVFHEAGVSWTLSSYASEAANFGLFIGSYENMREIALRIRKAAEDLGVKRIVFGECGHAWRVAYSFLNTLAGPFDFLDQNYPVPQHIMEFTWGEIEKGTFVFDKSRNDHIRLTYHDSCNVARGSRMGDEPGGQFELPRNVIKAVCNHYFDMDRDTTHESTLCCGGGGGLLTDDLMELRKKGASPRMTALQQVTEDHGVTHMAAICAICKTQFSKVMPAYGYEMDSIVSVHQLVSNAIILTGQETGDEDNEDDTEAA from the coding sequence ATGAACCATCCGTTGGAGATTCCGCGGCTGAAATGCGGGGCAATGGCGGGGTTGGAGCCGTTTCGCGCGGCGCCCGAGCATCAGGAGAAGTTGGGCTTTCCCGGTGAGTTGGTGGAAAACTGGCATGAGGTCGCGCTGGCCAAGATGAAGGATCTGGGCGAGAAAAACCGGGCGTTTCAGGTTTATCTTGATACTTGTGTGAAATGCGGGGCCTGCACCGACAAGTGTCACTATTTTCTCGGCACGGGCGATCCGAAAAATATGCCGGTTGCGCGTCAGGATTTGCTGCGCTCGGTCTATAGGCGCTATTTCACTTTTGCGGGCAAATATTTCCCCAAGCTGGTGGGCGCGCGGGATTTGACCGAGGATGTGCTCAACGAATGGTATTCCTATTACCATCAGTGCAGTGAATGCCGCCGCTGTTCGGTGTTTTGCCCCTATGGCATTGATACGGCCGAAATAACCATGGCGGCGCGCGAGATCATGGATTGCGTCGGGATCGGTCAGAAATACTCCAACGAGATCATCGGCAAGGTCAAGGATGTCGGCAACAACCTCGGGCTGAACCCCAAGGCGCTGCGCGCGACGCTGGAGGATCTGGAGGAAGATCTGGAGGAGGACACCGGGATTTCGGTGCGCCTGCCGCTGGATGAAAAGGGCGCGGATATTCTATTGATCACGCCGTCTGCGGATTTCTTTGCCGAGCCGCATATCGAGGGGCTTTTGGGTTATGCCAAGGTGTTTCACGAGGCAGGGGTGAGCTGGACGCTGTCGTCCTATGCCTCGGAAGCGGCGAATTTCGGGTTGTTCATTGGCTCTTACGAGAACATGCGCGAGATCGCGTTGCGGATTCGCAAGGCGGCGGAGGATCTGGGGGTCAAGCGGATCGTTTTTGGCGAATGCGGGCATGCGTGGCGGGTGGCGTATAGCTTCCTCAACACGCTGGCGGGACCGTTTGATTTTCTTGATCAGAATTACCCTGTGCCGCAGCATATCATGGAGTTTACCTGGGGCGAGATCGAGAAGGGTACATTCGTTTTCGACAAATCCCGCAACGATCATATCCGCCTGACTTATCACGACAGTTGCAATGTGGCGCGGGGCAGCCGGATGGGGGACGAGCCCGGCGGGCAGTTTGAATTGCCGCGCAATGTGATCAAGGCGGTGTGCAACCATTATTTCGACATGGACCGCGACACCACGCACGAGTCGACCCTGTGTTGTGGCGGGGGCGGCGGATTGCTGACCGACGATCTGATGGAGTTGCGCAAGAAGGGCGCGAGCCCACGGATGACGGCGCTGCAACAGGTGACGGAGGATCATGGGGTCACCCACATGGCGGCGATATGTGCGATCTGCAAAACCCAGTTTTCCAAGGTGATGCCGGCTTATGGCTATGAAATGGACAGCATCGTTTCGGTGCATCAGCTGGTTTCCAATGCGATCATTCTGACCGGGCAGGAAACCGGGGACGAGGACAATGAGGACGACACCGAGGCCGCGTAA
- a CDS encoding TusE/DsrC/DsvC family sulfur relay protein: MSYDVNGVTIEHDEEGYITTLSDWSTDLAQVIADSEDIDMTEEHWAVVNFLREYYEEYQIAPAVRVLIKAIKKSMGPDVGNNKYMYELFPYGPAKQACKIAGLPKPTGCV, encoded by the coding sequence ATGTCATACGACGTAAACGGCGTGACCATTGAGCATGACGAAGAGGGCTATATCACGACGCTGTCCGATTGGAGCACGGATTTGGCGCAGGTGATTGCCGACAGTGAAGACATAGACATGACCGAGGAACACTGGGCCGTCGTGAATTTCTTGCGGGAGTATTACGAGGAATATCAGATCGCGCCTGCGGTACGGGTTCTGATCAAGGCGATCAAAAAGTCGATGGGGCCGGACGTGGGCAACAACAAGTATATGTACGAACTTTTCCCCTATGGCCCGGCCAAGCAAGCCTGCAAGATTGCCGGTCTGCCCAAGCCGACGGGCTGTGTCTGA